The following are from one region of the bacterium genome:
- a CDS encoding LD-carboxypeptidase yields the protein MRKPLPLRTGDVIAVCAPAGPVDARRLDRGIARLSAAGFVPEIADGVLAADGYIAGSDAHRARQFEWALTLPEARAVMAARGGYGTTRLLPLIDWRKAVRRRKLVVGFSDLTAVLAYLSTRLGFPCLHGPMAAADLALRFDPGALDAFARLAAGEVSPREPWGEPTERIRGGAAEGVLAGGCLSVLTALLGTPYEPRFHGALLFLEDVDEPAYRIDRMLTQWVQSGKLSGITGIVAGRMTPVRGESEEGIRRVLHDAGKRLSVPVRYGFPAGHAGKNVPLPFGVRARIDAKGRLFLLDSPVEAE from the coding sequence ATGCGTAAGCCGCTTCCGCTGCGAACGGGGGACGTGATCGCCGTCTGCGCCCCCGCGGGTCCCGTCGACGCCCGACGACTCGACCGGGGGATCGCCCGCCTGTCCGCGGCGGGGTTCGTCCCCGAGATCGCCGACGGCGTGCTCGCGGCCGACGGCTACATCGCGGGGAGCGACGCCCACCGGGCGCGCCAGTTCGAGTGGGCGCTGACCCTCCCCGAGGCGCGGGCGGTGATGGCGGCGCGCGGCGGCTACGGGACGACCCGCCTCCTCCCGTTGATCGACTGGAGGAAGGCGGTCCGGCGGCGGAAGCTCGTCGTGGGGTTCAGCGACCTGACGGCGGTCCTCGCGTACCTCTCCACGCGCCTCGGATTTCCGTGCCTCCACGGGCCGATGGCGGCGGCCGATCTCGCCTTGCGGTTCGACCCCGGGGCGCTCGACGCCTTCGCCCGCCTCGCGGCGGGGGAGGTCTCCCCGCGGGAGCCGTGGGGGGAGCCGACGGAGCGGATCCGCGGCGGGGCGGCGGAAGGGGTGCTCGCCGGCGGGTGCCTTTCCGTCCTCACGGCGCTCCTCGGGACGCCGTACGAGCCCCGTTTCCACGGCGCGCTCCTGTTCCTCGAAGACGTGGACGAGCCCGCCTACCGGATCGACCGGATGCTGACGCAGTGGGTGCAGTCCGGGAAGCTCTCGGGGATCACCGGGATCGTCGCCGGAAGGATGACGCCGGTGCGCGGCGAGTCGGAGGAGGGGATCCGGCGCGTCCTCCACGACGCCGGGAAGCGGCTCTCCGTCCCCGTCCGGTACGGGTTTCCCGCCGGCCACGCGGGGAAGAACGTCCCCCTGCCGTTCGGGGTGCGGGCGCGGATCGACGCGAAAGGGCGTCTCTTCCTGCTCGACTCCCCGGTGGAGGCGGAGTGA
- a CDS encoding beta-lactamase family protein — MTASPAGATPGFREAADLLDGGVREEAYSAAALLVGRGDEVLFERSAGYGRAASLFDIASLTKPLTAALFLVLSQEGHLSPDGVAAEVLPFTSPDPRTREIRFAHLLSHTSGLPAWLPLYEKVMAAETAEGRPLLGTAEGHDRILAEVLSLPLSRDPGAGWEYSDLGYMLLGRAIEVAGFRSLDRLLSEKVTAPLGMRETRYLPLASISECETGQLIPTGWSKLRQREKVGEADDENAAAMGGVAGHAGLFSTAGDLFRFAREVARAGKGEGRVLSRPSAGRMTTRVAKPPGCPRTLGFDTPTPPDSQAGERVPAGAVGHLGYTGCSLWIDPGREISVILLTNRVVFGSENRKLSALRPRIHDAVWKGIAG, encoded by the coding sequence GTGACGGCCTCCCCCGCGGGAGCGACTCCGGGCTTCCGGGAGGCCGCGGACCTCCTTGACGGGGGCGTCCGGGAGGAAGCGTACTCCGCCGCGGCGCTGCTGGTCGGCCGGGGCGACGAGGTCCTCTTCGAGCGGTCCGCCGGGTACGGCCGGGCGGCGTCGCTGTTCGACATCGCCTCCCTCACCAAGCCGCTCACGGCCGCCCTCTTCCTCGTCCTGTCGCAGGAGGGGCACCTTTCCCCCGACGGCGTCGCCGCGGAGGTCCTCCCGTTCACGTCGCCCGATCCGAGGACGCGGGAGATCCGGTTCGCCCACCTCCTGTCCCACACGTCGGGACTTCCCGCCTGGCTCCCCCTGTACGAGAAGGTGATGGCGGCGGAAACGGCGGAAGGAAGGCCGCTCCTGGGGACGGCGGAGGGGCACGACCGCATTCTCGCCGAGGTCCTCTCCCTCCCGCTCTCGCGGGATCCCGGGGCCGGGTGGGAGTACAGCGATCTCGGGTACATGCTGCTCGGGCGGGCGATCGAGGTGGCCGGGTTCCGGTCGCTCGACCGGCTGCTCTCGGAAAAGGTCACCGCCCCGCTCGGGATGCGGGAGACCCGGTACCTTCCCCTTGCCTCGATCAGCGAGTGCGAGACGGGGCAGCTGATCCCGACGGGGTGGTCGAAGCTCCGGCAACGCGAGAAAGTGGGGGAGGCGGACGACGAGAACGCGGCCGCGATGGGGGGCGTGGCCGGGCACGCGGGGCTCTTCTCCACCGCCGGGGACCTGTTCCGGTTCGCCCGGGAGGTCGCGCGGGCCGGCAAGGGGGAGGGGCGGGTGCTGAGCCGTCCCTCCGCCGGGAGGATGACCACGCGCGTCGCGAAGCCGCCGGGATGCCCGCGAACCCTCGGGTTCGACACCCCCACGCCGCCGGACTCTCAGGCCGGGGAGCGCGTCCCCGCGGGCGCCGTGGGGCACCTCGGCTACACCGGCTGCTCGCTCTGGATCGATCCGGGCCGGGAGATCTCGGTGATTCTTCTGACCAACCGCGTGGTGTTCGGGAGCGAAAACCGGAAGCTGTCGGCGCTTCGCCCCCGGATCCACGACGCCGTATGGAAGGGGATCGCCGGTTGA